A single genomic interval of Malania oleifera isolate guangnan ecotype guangnan chromosome 13, ASM2987363v1, whole genome shotgun sequence harbors:
- the LOC131146392 gene encoding protein PHYTOCHROME KINASE SUBSTRATE 3-like, translating into MDSENNSNHLRVASFSSYLRTAEENTAHKHAELIQGSSITFKPTQESRRAISLGRSKSEVGEINVFGAEKYFNEIMDDDYLRTAEKRAWRHGHKSAEGADMHDTKPKVMLGTPSVSSESLNSQTTLLPSLARNSSRSKQRKANDKRFFGGFGCKGSCADKKSVCVDENIDHGSINGKEHRKDAIEICPNPVMLDGKGQSQPGFQIKDEFQFPSFRKTTIGLSREDCFAFPTLSSVPENMTVAKQLEEKKADEESRKSLEVFGSHLMKKGDIATNLERKLSMLTWDAIPKVQCLSTTSRSAGTYEDNESDASSDLFEIENLNGNGHPYLMRQDSVSSCMTPTGYEPSEGSIKWSVVTASAADYSAVSDYDDNKPFEHCTKPQEMSLPVSFGRPTKTKFMMGKEVQQNYPTGLLGCMSHKAVRVAETAHRANEKAKFNTQHPILDSSLPIGRLQSENMVKNVEFPWPQHAFASRELSSSCPARAAVSPYMQ; encoded by the coding sequence ATGGACTCTGAAAACAATAGTAACCATCTTCGTGTTGCCTCATTTTCTTCTTACCTCCGCACAGCAGAAGAAAACACTGCGCACAAGCATGCTGAGTTGATTCAGGGATCTTCTATTACCTTCAAACCAACCCAGGAGAGTCGTCGTGCAATAAGTTTGGGAAGGAGTAAGTCTGAAGTGGGCGAAATCAATGTTTTTGGTGCAGAAAAGTATTTCAATGAGATTATGGACGATGATTATTTAAGAACTGCTGAGAAAAGGGCATGGAGGCATGGACATAAGAGTGCAGAAGGGGCTGATATGCATGACACAAAACCAAAAGTCATGTTGGGAACTCCGAGTGTGAGTTCTGAAAGTTTGAATAGCCAAACCACATTACTTCCGAGTCTTGCGAGAAATTCATCCCGAAGTAAGCAGAGGAAAGCCAATGACAAGCGATTTTTTGGTGGTTTTGGCTGCAAAGGCTCTTGTGCTGATAAGAAATCTGTATGTGTTGATGAAAATATAGATCACGGGAGCATTAATGGGAAAGAACATAGAAAAGATGCCATTGAAATCTGTCCAAATCCAGTCATGTTGGATGGAAAAGGGCAGTCCCAACCGGGATTTCAGATCAAAGATGAATTTCAGTTCCCAAGTTTCAGAAAGACTACCATAGGATTAAGTAGAGAAGACTGCTTTGCATTCCCAACACTCAGCTCTGTGCCTGAAAATATGACAGTTGCAAAACAATTGGAAGAGAAGAAAGCAGATGAAGAGTCACGGAAATCTTTGGAGGTGTTTGGTTCCCATTTGATGAAGAAGGGAGACATTGCAACAAACCTAGAGAGGAAACTGTCTATGCTGACATGGGATGCTATTCCTAAAGTCCAGTGCCTTTCAACAACTTCCAGAAGTGCAGGAACTTACGAAGATAATGAGAGTGATGCTAGTTCGGATCTGTTTGAGATAGAGAACCTAAATGGCAATGGACACCCCTACTTGATGAGGCAAGACAGCGTTTCCAGCTGCATGACCCCGACTGGGTATGAGCCAAGCGAGGGCAGCATCAAGTGGAGTGTTGTCACAGCCAGTGCCGCTGATTACTCTGCTGTTTCAGACTATGATGATAATAAGCCATTCGAACACTGTACAAAACCTCAGGAAATGTCTTTACCAGTCTCATTTGGTAGACCTACCAAAACCAAGTTCATGATGGGCAAGGAAGTGCAACAAAACTATCCAACAGGACTTTTGGGATGCATGAGTCACAAAGCTGTGAGAGTTGCTGAAACTGCACATAGAGCTAACGAAAAGGCAAAGTTCAACACTCAACATCCAATTTTGGATTCCTCCTTGCCAATTGGAAGGTTACAATCAGAGAACATGGTGAAAAATGTTGAGTTCCCATGGCCACAACATGCCTTTGCCTCAAGAGAGCTCTCCTCATCATGCCCTGCACGTGCAGCTGTGTCTCCATACATGCAGTAA
- the LOC131146277 gene encoding probable methyltransferase PMT2 produces the protein MAIKGNTSDNKTRSSMSIFVVVGLCCFFYILGVWQRSGFGKGDSIALEITKMTDCSIISNLNYETHRDSEAGIPDDSNSEVEPFQPCADHYIDYTPCHDQVRAMTFPRENMIYRERHCPPEGERLHCLVPAPIGYVTPFSWPKSRDYVPYANAPYKSLTVEKAVQNWIQYEGNVFRFPGGGTQFPHGADAYIDQLASVIPIQNGMVRTALDTGCGVASWGAYLLKRNVIAMSFAPRDSHEAQVQFALERGVPAVIGVLGTIKLPYPARAFDMAHCSRCLIPWGANGGMYMMEVDRVLRPGGYWVLSGPPINWKNNYQAWERPKEELQEEQRKIEEIAELLCWEKKQEMGEIAIWQKRVNYDYCRKQYSHDSKCESTYADDVWYKKMKACVTPYPETTKPDEVSGAAWKPFEERLNAVPHRISSGSIAGVSTMTYHKDNKLWEKHVKAYKRINKIIDSGRYRNIMDMNAGLGSFAAVLDSPKLWVMNVMPTIAEKDTLGVIYERGLIGIYHDWCEAFSTYPRTYDFIHANGVFSLYRDKCSAESILLEMDRILRPEGAVIFRDQVGVLVKVKKLANGIRWNTTIVDNEDGPLVSEKILFAVKQYWVAGENSSASSRKRITGKGKFR, from the exons ATGGCAATAAAAGGGAATACATCAGACAATAAAACTAGGAGCTCTATGTCAATCTTTGTTGTAGTTGGTTTATGCTGTTTTTTCTATATATTGGGTGTGTGGCAGCGAAGTGGCTTTGGGAAGGGAGACAGTATAGCCTTGGAGATCACCAAAATGACAGATTGCAGTATTATCTCAAACTTGAATTATGAGACTCATCGTGATAGTGAAGCTGGGATACCCGATGATTCCAATTCAGAAGTTGAGCCTTTTCAGCCATGCGCTGATCATTACATTGATTACACTCCTTGTCATGATCAAGTGAGAGCAATGACATTCCCGCGAGAAAATATGATTTACAGGGAAAGACATTGTCCTCCAGAAGGAGAGAGGCTGCATTGCCTTGTTCCTGCTCCTATAGGATATGTGACCCCATTTTCATGGCCCAAGAGCCGAGATTATGTGCCCTATGCAAATGCACCATATAAAAGCTTGACGGTTGAGAAGGCAGTGCAGAACTGGATTCAGTATGAGGGCAATGTGTTTAGATTCCCTGGAGGGGGGACACAGTTTCCTCATGGGGCAGATGCTTATATTGATCAACTTGCTTCTGTAATTCCAATTCAGAATGGGATGGTTAGAACTGCATTGGACACTGGTTGTGGG GTTGCGAGTTGGGGTGCATACCTCCTTAAACGAAATGTTATAGCCATGTCATTTGCACCCAGAGACTCACATGAAGCACAAGTTCAATTTGCTTTGGAAAGAGGTGTGCCAGCAGTTATCGGCGTTCTTGGAACTATAAAGCTGCCATATCCTGCTAGAGCTTTTGACATGGCTCACTGTTCGCGTTGTTTGATTCCATGGGGTGCAAAtg GTGGAATGTACATGATGGAAGTTGATCGAGTTCTTAGGCCTGGAGGATACTGGGTTCTTTCTGGTCCTCCCATCAACTGGAAGAATAATTACCAAGCATGGGAGCGTCCTAAAGAGGAACTTCAGGAGGAGCAGAGGAAAATTGAAGAGATTGCAGAACTTCTTTGCTGGGAAAAGAAGCAAGAGATGGGTGAAATTGCTATTTGGCAGAAAAGAGTAAATTATGATTATTGCCGCAAGCAATATTCTCATGATTCTAAATGTGAATCTACATATGCAGATGATGTTTG GTATAAAAAGATGAAGGCGTGTGTGACCCCGTATCCTGAGACTACTAAACCAGATGAAGTTTCTGGTGCAGCTTGGAAGCCATTTGAAGAGAGACTTAATGCTGTTCCTCATAGGATATCGAGTGGATCCATTGCTGGGGTTTCTACTATGACATACCACAAGGACAACAAATTATGGGAGAAGCATGTAAAGGCATATAAGAGGATTAACAAGATTATTGACTCAGGCAGGTATCGCAATATCATGGATATGAATGCTGGTCTCGGAAGTTTTGCAGCGGTACTCGACTCTCCCAAATTGTGGGTTATGAATGTAATGCCCACAATAGCTGAGAAAGACACTTTAGGTGTTATATATGAGCGAGGGTTGATTGGCATATATCATGATTG GTGTGAAGCCTTCTCAACCTACCCCAGGACATACGATTTTATTCATGCAAATGGTGTTTTCAGCTTGTACAGGGACAA ATGTAGTGCGGAAAGCATTCTTCTGGAGATGGATCGTATCTTACGGCCTGAAGGAGCAGTCATCTTCCGCGACCAAGTGGGTGTGCTAGTCAAAGTGAAGAAACTTGCAAATGGAATAAGGTGGAACACAACAATAGTGGATAATGAGGACGGCCCTCTTGTATCAGAAAAGATACTGTTTGCTGTCAAACAATATTGGGTTGCAGGTGAAAATAGCTCTGCATCATCACGGAAGAGGATAACAGGAAAGGGAAAATTTAGGTAG